One window of the Pelosinus sp. IPA-1 genome contains the following:
- the ftsX gene encoding permease-like cell division protein FtsX — MKIRTMEYFIREAVSSLRRNGLMSFASVSTVALSLLILGMFLVMVLNLNNMASTLESQVQISVYLQDGLSEHEMREVGTRITKLPGVVQVNFIDKEEAMKRFKQRLGEQQSLLNALGEANPLPNAFEVKVDRTDRVKPVAQAITQLKGVENAKFGQEVVEQLFALTKMVRIFGLVIILFLALAALFIISNTIRITVFARRKEIGIMKYVGATNWFIRWPFLLEGMMLGFGGALVAVLCLNETYGVLIHQVYESLAFLPLIPQYPFITNISVVLLVTGTVIGALGSTISLRRFMKV; from the coding sequence ATGAAGATTAGAACAATGGAGTATTTTATCAGAGAAGCAGTCTCTTCTCTTAGGCGAAATGGCTTAATGAGCTTTGCGTCGGTTAGTACTGTGGCCTTGTCTCTGCTCATTTTAGGTATGTTTTTAGTAATGGTTTTAAATCTGAATAATATGGCTTCTACCTTAGAGTCACAGGTACAGATTTCTGTATATCTGCAGGATGGTTTAAGTGAGCACGAGATGCGTGAAGTGGGAACTCGTATTACAAAGCTGCCTGGTGTTGTGCAAGTGAACTTTATCGATAAAGAAGAAGCCATGAAACGCTTCAAACAGCGTTTAGGAGAACAGCAGAGTTTACTGAATGCCCTTGGCGAGGCAAACCCACTGCCAAACGCCTTTGAGGTCAAGGTGGACAGGACTGATCGTGTGAAACCAGTGGCTCAAGCCATTACCCAATTAAAAGGGGTAGAAAATGCAAAATTTGGTCAAGAAGTAGTTGAACAGCTATTTGCGTTAACGAAGATGGTGCGAATCTTTGGTTTGGTTATCATTCTATTTTTAGCTTTAGCTGCGCTATTTATTATTTCCAATACCATCCGTATTACCGTATTTGCTCGGCGTAAAGAGATTGGTATTATGAAATATGTTGGTGCCACAAATTGGTTTATTCGTTGGCCTTTCTTATTGGAAGGTATGATGTTAGGGTTTGGTGGAGCGTTGGTTGCCGTATTGTGTTTAAATGAAACCTATGGAGTTTTGATACATCAAGTGTATGAATCCCTGGCATTTTTACCGCTAATCCCCCAATACCCATTTATTACAAACATAAGTGTAGTGCTATTGGTAACAGGCACGGTGATAGGGGCTCTTGGCAGCACCATATCACTACGTCGATTTATGAAAGTATAG
- a CDS encoding peptidoglycan DD-metalloendopeptidase family protein encodes MFSSKRYLALGLALVMMIIAVGPALANELAEQQQQVQQQMQEQQEKSAQAKRKVESVSDQLHKVQMELDNAQGDYLSVQKKLSETEEKIEVNSAVLAKAEKSLSERGVILNKRIRDIYQNGQLNYLDVLFGANDFGDFTTRMEILKRIMNKDIELIVKVKAERELVLQKRSELESDRASILTLKQVAIEKKKIIESSKKEREAVLASAVSERDTAEQSYQELLETSRKIEDMIRRNQNKKQGPSSGTGSMMWPTDVTEITSPYGWRTHPIFGTSRYHSGIDIGADYGDSVRAADSGVVMYADWMGGYGKAVIIEHGNGISTLYGHNSELLVSEGQRVRKGEVISRVGSTGYSTGPHLHFEVRQNGSPTNPMDYLP; translated from the coding sequence ATGTTTAGTAGCAAACGGTATTTGGCCTTAGGTTTAGCACTTGTTATGATGATTATAGCTGTTGGTCCTGCCTTAGCCAATGAATTGGCAGAGCAGCAACAGCAGGTGCAGCAGCAAATGCAGGAGCAACAGGAGAAATCAGCCCAGGCTAAACGGAAGGTAGAGAGTGTTTCCGATCAGTTGCATAAGGTTCAAATGGAACTAGATAATGCACAAGGTGATTATCTTTCTGTCCAAAAGAAGTTAAGCGAGACAGAGGAAAAAATTGAGGTAAATTCTGCTGTTTTGGCTAAAGCGGAAAAAAGCTTGTCGGAACGTGGTGTGATTTTAAATAAGCGTATTCGAGATATTTATCAAAATGGCCAGTTAAATTATTTGGATGTGCTATTTGGTGCAAATGATTTTGGCGATTTTACAACTCGTATGGAAATTTTGAAACGAATTATGAACAAAGACATTGAGTTAATTGTCAAAGTAAAGGCTGAACGAGAGCTAGTATTACAGAAGAGGTCAGAATTAGAAAGTGATCGTGCCTCAATTTTAACATTGAAGCAAGTAGCAATAGAAAAGAAAAAGATTATTGAGTCTAGTAAGAAAGAGCGGGAAGCTGTTTTGGCTTCGGCAGTCAGTGAGCGGGATACTGCAGAGCAGTCCTACCAGGAACTCCTAGAAACTTCACGTAAGATTGAAGATATGATTCGCCGAAACCAAAATAAGAAGCAAGGGCCTAGCAGTGGTACAGGCTCTATGATGTGGCCGACAGATGTTACTGAAATTACGTCACCCTATGGCTGGCGCACCCATCCCATTTTTGGGACATCTCGTTACCATAGTGGTATTGATATTGGTGCTGATTATGGAGATTCGGTTAGAGCGGCAGATAGTGGTGTCGTTATGTATGCAGATTGGATGGGTGGCTATGGTAAAGCCGTAATTATCGAGCATGGTAATGGCATTTCTACTTTATATGGGCACAATTCGGAGCTGCTAGTAAGTGAAGGGCAAAGAGTACGTAAGGGGGAAGTTATTTCCCGAGTAGGTTCGACAGGCTACTCTACAGGACCTCATTTGCATTTTGAAGTGCGGCAGAACGGATCACCAACGAATCCAATGGACTATTTGCCATAA
- a CDS encoding S41 family peptidase, with translation MSRRKIIVAAILLVVFTFTVTTAGFLYLLRGNSADIVSTLKFFRALQIVKARYVEPVDTDTLVAGAVKGMVSSLGDPHSVYMDPKMYKEFMVETEGSFGGVGMVLGVKDKTLTVVSPIEGTPSDKAGIKSGDQIIKIDGNDTKDMALDEAVGKIRGPEGSQVTLTIRHESEPLKDVVLQRSNIQIKTVSGKMLPNKIGYIRISMFNENTGSDFNQKYQELEAEGMQGIILDLRDNPGGLLEESVKVASKFVPKGPVVSVVTRDGHRETHSSNLEAVKYPVAVLVNGGSASASEIVSGAIQDTASGTLIGTKTYGKGSVQTVLRLDGSAIKLTIAKYLTPNDRSINGIGIEPDIKVEMEKDATKDIQLDKATQFVKEKLGK, from the coding sequence TTGAGTCGTCGTAAAATTATTGTAGCAGCCATCTTATTGGTTGTATTTACCTTCACTGTAACAACAGCTGGATTCTTATATCTGCTAAGGGGAAACTCTGCAGATATCGTCAGCACGTTAAAGTTCTTTCGGGCCTTGCAGATTGTCAAGGCTCGCTATGTGGAACCTGTAGACACGGATACCTTGGTGGCGGGTGCTGTGAAAGGTATGGTTAGCTCTTTGGGTGATCCTCATTCCGTTTATATGGATCCCAAGATGTATAAGGAATTCATGGTGGAAACGGAAGGTTCCTTTGGTGGGGTCGGCATGGTTCTTGGGGTAAAGGACAAAACTTTGACAGTCGTTTCGCCGATTGAAGGTACACCGAGTGATAAGGCAGGAATCAAAAGCGGGGATCAAATCATTAAGATTGATGGAAACGATACAAAGGATATGGCATTGGATGAAGCCGTGGGTAAAATCCGTGGTCCAGAAGGCTCACAAGTCACACTCACAATTCGTCATGAAAGTGAGCCGCTGAAGGATGTTGTTTTACAACGATCCAACATTCAAATTAAAACCGTCTCAGGCAAAATGCTGCCTAATAAAATTGGTTACATTCGTATTTCTATGTTTAATGAAAACACAGGAAGTGACTTTAATCAAAAATATCAAGAATTAGAAGCCGAAGGTATGCAGGGCATTATTCTAGATCTTCGGGATAATCCTGGAGGATTATTAGAAGAAAGTGTGAAAGTTGCTAGTAAATTTGTACCCAAGGGACCGGTTGTTTCTGTAGTTACCCGAGATGGGCATAGAGAAACTCACTCTTCTAACTTGGAAGCGGTAAAATATCCTGTGGCAGTGCTAGTAAACGGCGGAAGTGCGAGTGCTTCTGAGATCGTTTCAGGAGCCATCCAAGATACTGCTTCTGGTACCTTGATCGGTACTAAAACCTATGGCAAGGGTTCTGTGCAAACCGTACTTAGATTAGATGGCAGTGCGATAAAATTAACGATTGCAAAATACCTAACACCTAACGATCGTTCCATCAATGGAATTGGTATTGAGCCAGATATTAAAGTAGAAATGGAAAAAGATGCAACGAAGGATATACAACTAGACAAAGCCACACAATTCGTAAAAGAAAAGTTGGGTAAATAA
- a CDS encoding PDZ domain-containing protein: protein MMFPWQELIRLAIGGVVAAFFQPIFWVIIALVTYQYWQLQKSQKRMFGICNFSLTQQVTLAVLLGSIGGMLGSFLLTVVGINVDQLGLAYIWPVAILLMAINMRFLCFAYAGGLVALSKVLIGWPAVDVSQVLVLVAVLHITESILIAISGYYGSMPVILKRRNGQLVGAFNLQNFWPLPLLLMSAVALPESKVPAGVLPMPDWWPLLPISMSLPEGHIWMYAMIPVVAALGYTDIAVASSPKRRRRKSAFHLAIYSTILLALALLSIHYKWLQGVAAMVSFLGHEMLIQLDSRRELEGIPRYVPPTEGLMVLDTVIDTPAPKAGVKSGDILLTLHGMPINRRDQLAEAISLVPNEFMIQMVRDGQKMETKVKFSKGQRMLGVILVPEGNELYYVELTEDKFWLWEKVKKKWRNK, encoded by the coding sequence ATGATGTTTCCATGGCAGGAATTGATTCGGCTGGCAATTGGTGGTGTAGTAGCAGCTTTTTTTCAACCTATTTTTTGGGTGATTATTGCCCTAGTTACTTATCAATATTGGCAATTGCAAAAAAGTCAAAAACGTATGTTTGGAATATGTAATTTTTCACTCACTCAGCAGGTGACCTTAGCTGTGTTGCTAGGGAGTATTGGGGGTATGTTGGGGAGTTTTCTATTAACGGTAGTCGGGATTAATGTAGATCAATTAGGTCTTGCCTACATTTGGCCGGTGGCTATATTACTAATGGCAATTAATATGCGATTCTTATGTTTTGCCTATGCGGGAGGTTTAGTGGCTTTGTCAAAAGTATTAATTGGCTGGCCAGCGGTAGATGTATCTCAGGTATTAGTGCTAGTGGCGGTTCTTCATATCACCGAAAGTATACTAATTGCCATCAGTGGATATTATGGCAGTATGCCTGTTATTTTAAAGCGAAGAAATGGACAATTAGTAGGGGCTTTTAATTTACAAAATTTTTGGCCACTGCCTTTGCTTTTGATGTCGGCGGTTGCATTGCCTGAAAGTAAGGTTCCGGCAGGAGTATTGCCTATGCCTGACTGGTGGCCTTTGTTGCCAATCAGTATGAGTCTGCCCGAAGGACATATATGGATGTACGCAATGATTCCTGTAGTCGCTGCTTTAGGCTATACCGATATTGCGGTAGCTAGTTCACCTAAAAGGCGTCGCCGGAAATCAGCTTTTCATCTAGCTATTTATAGTACTATACTCTTGGCATTAGCCTTATTATCCATTCATTATAAATGGCTGCAAGGTGTGGCGGCGATGGTCTCTTTCTTAGGCCATGAAATGCTAATTCAACTAGACAGTCGACGAGAATTGGAAGGCATTCCTCGTTATGTACCGCCAACTGAGGGGCTTATGGTATTAGATACGGTAATTGATACTCCAGCACCAAAGGCAGGGGTAAAATCCGGTGATATTTTGTTAACCTTACATGGTATGCCGATCAACAGAAGGGATCAATTGGCAGAGGCTATTTCCCTTGTCCCCAACGAATTTATGATACAAATGGTAAGAGATGGTCAAAAAATGGAGACGAAGGTGAAATTCTCCAAAGGTCAGCGAATGTTAGGTGTGATTTTAGTACCAGAAGGCAACGAATTATATTATGTAGAGTTAACGGAAGATAAGTTTTGGTTGTGGGAGAAAGTGAAAAAAAAGTGGAGGAATAAATAG
- the uvrB gene encoding excinuclease ABC subunit UvrB encodes MATVPKLNTTYHEGGIPFKVEAPFVPTGDQPSAIRTLETGILEGQKAQVLLGATGTGKTFTIAKLIEQVQKPTLVIAHNKTLAAQLASEFKEFFPNNAVEYFVSYYDYYQPEAYIAHTDTYIEKDASINDEIDKLRHSATSSLFERRDVIIVASVSCIYGLGSPDEYHGLVLSLRQGQTKDRDEILRKLVAIQYERNDINFIRGKFRVRGDVVEIFPAAYGERAIRVELFGDEIERILEIDTLTGEIMAERKHIAIYPASHYVTSRENMLRAVRDIEAELEVQLAFFKANGKLVEAQRLEQRTKYDLEMMQEMGYCSGIENYSRHLTGRNPGDSPYTLIDYFPEDFMIVVDESHVMLPQLRAMYAGDKARKASLVENGFRLPSAFDNRPLTFLEFTERINQIVYVSATPSAYELGEASQVAQQVIRPTGLIDPEVEVRPIKGQMDDLLGEIKIRAAANERVLVTTLTKKMAENLTEFLKEMGIRVRYLHSDIVTIERGEIIRDLRAGVFDVLIGINLLREGLDLPEVTLVAILDADKEGFLRSDTSLIQTIGRAARNVNGRVIMYADVITKSMARAMEETNRRRAIQEAYNEEHGITPMTIRKKVKELIETTKVAETPEIYKTDRLGNMSQGEMLDLIGNLEKEMRLASKQLQFERAAELRDMIVELKGRVGKAPKESPPRSKKKK; translated from the coding sequence ATGGCTACTGTTCCTAAGTTGAATACGACCTATCATGAGGGAGGCATACCTTTTAAAGTAGAAGCTCCTTTCGTGCCGACAGGAGATCAGCCTTCTGCCATCCGTACCCTGGAAACGGGTATTTTAGAAGGGCAAAAGGCCCAGGTGCTTCTTGGGGCAACAGGCACAGGAAAGACCTTCACTATTGCTAAATTAATTGAACAGGTTCAAAAACCAACCTTAGTCATTGCTCATAATAAAACACTGGCTGCTCAATTAGCCAGTGAATTCAAGGAGTTTTTTCCTAACAATGCAGTGGAGTATTTTGTCAGCTATTATGATTATTACCAACCAGAAGCATATATTGCTCATACAGACACCTATATTGAGAAAGATGCTTCGATTAATGATGAGATTGATAAATTGCGTCACTCTGCTACCAGTTCCCTATTCGAGCGACGTGATGTGATTATAGTTGCCAGTGTATCTTGCATCTATGGTTTAGGTTCGCCAGATGAATATCATGGTCTAGTTCTATCTTTACGGCAAGGACAAACAAAAGACCGCGATGAAATTTTACGTAAATTAGTTGCTATTCAATATGAACGAAATGATATTAATTTTATTCGCGGCAAATTTAGGGTACGGGGCGATGTGGTAGAAATCTTTCCTGCAGCCTATGGGGAAAGAGCGATCCGAGTGGAATTATTTGGTGATGAAATTGAACGGATTTTAGAGATTGATACCTTAACAGGCGAAATTATGGCAGAACGCAAGCACATTGCCATCTATCCTGCCTCTCACTATGTTACCTCCAGGGAAAATATGCTCAGGGCAGTAAGAGATATTGAGGCAGAACTAGAAGTACAATTGGCATTTTTTAAGGCGAATGGTAAGTTGGTAGAAGCTCAACGCCTAGAGCAGCGGACGAAATATGATTTGGAAATGATGCAAGAAATGGGATATTGTTCAGGGATCGAAAATTATTCTCGCCATCTAACAGGGCGTAATCCAGGAGATTCTCCTTATACACTCATTGATTATTTTCCTGAGGATTTTATGATTGTTGTGGACGAGTCTCATGTCATGCTTCCCCAGCTTCGGGCTATGTATGCAGGAGATAAAGCCCGCAAAGCCTCTCTGGTGGAGAATGGTTTCCGCTTGCCTTCTGCTTTCGATAATCGGCCTCTTACCTTTTTAGAGTTTACAGAGCGCATTAACCAAATTGTCTATGTATCGGCGACACCAAGCGCTTATGAATTAGGGGAGGCTAGTCAAGTTGCCCAGCAAGTCATTCGGCCAACGGGTCTTATCGATCCTGAAGTAGAAGTACGTCCTATCAAAGGTCAGATGGATGATTTGCTAGGTGAAATCAAAATACGAGCTGCTGCCAATGAAAGGGTTTTAGTAACTACCTTAACTAAAAAGATGGCAGAAAATCTCACAGAGTTTTTAAAAGAGATGGGAATCCGTGTACGGTATTTACATTCTGATATTGTTACCATTGAGCGGGGAGAAATTATTCGTGATTTGCGGGCTGGTGTTTTTGATGTATTGATTGGCATCAACCTCTTACGGGAAGGTTTAGATTTGCCGGAAGTCACTTTGGTGGCGATATTAGATGCAGATAAAGAAGGCTTTTTGCGTTCCGATACTTCTCTAATTCAGACCATTGGTAGAGCTGCACGTAATGTGAATGGACGAGTTATTATGTATGCCGACGTGATTACTAAATCTATGGCACGAGCAATGGAAGAAACCAATCGTCGCCGTGCAATTCAAGAGGCTTATAACGAGGAACACGGCATTACCCCGATGACTATCCGAAAGAAAGTCAAGGAATTGATTGAAACAACTAAGGTAGCAGAAACACCCGAAATATATAAAACAGACCGTCTAGGAAACATGAGCCAAGGGGAAATGTTAGACTTAATTGGTAATCTAGAAAAAGAAATGCGCCTTGCCTCTAAGCAACTCCAGTTTGAACGGGCTGCCGAACTTCGAGATATGATTGTTGAACTAAAAGGGCGAGTTGGCAAAGCACCAAAAGAGTCGCCACCTAGGAGTAAAAAGAAAAAGTAA